A genomic region of Elephas maximus indicus isolate mEleMax1 chromosome 10, mEleMax1 primary haplotype, whole genome shotgun sequence contains the following coding sequences:
- the LOC126084589 gene encoding olfactory receptor 11G2-like, protein MKIFNTPSNSSTITGFILLGFPSPRQGQIFLFVLFSIVYLLTLMGNGSIICAVCWGQRLHTAMYILLVNFSFLEICYVTPTVLNMLVNFLSETKIISFSGCFLQFYFFFSLGSTECLFLAAMAFDQYLAICRPLCYPTIITGRLCTKLAVSCWVFGFLWFLIPIIIISQMSFCGSRIIDHFLCDPGPLLALTCKRTAVMELALSTLKSSSPHYSISLHHGVPHSGPKSSTKGPLSSWTKKTFSTCGSHLAVVSLFCGSVLVIYGTPTSQHEDRMHKIVTLFYSL, encoded by the coding sequence ATGAAAATTTTCAACACCCCCAGCAATTCAAGCACCATCACTGGCTTCATCCTCTTGGGCTTCCCTAGTCCCAGGCAGGGTCAGATCTTTCTCTTTGTGCTCTTCTCTATTGTCTACCTCCTGACCCTCATGGGGAATGGTTCCATCATCTGTGCTGTGTGCTGGGGTCAAAGACTCCACACTGCCATGTACATTCTTCTTGTCAACTTCTCCTTCCTCGAGATCTGCTATGTCACCCCCACTGTCCTCAACATGTTGGTCAACTTCCTCTCTGAGACCAAAATCATCTCCTTCTCTGGGTGCTTTCTCcaattctactttttcttctccctgGGTTCCACAGAATGCTTATTCTTGGCGGCTATGGCATTTGATCAATACCTTGCAATCTGCCGACCTCTATGCTATCCAACCATTATAACTGGACGTCTCTGCACCAAACTTGCGGTCAGTTGCTGGGTATTTGGTTTCCTCTGGTTCCTGATTCCTATTATCATCATCTCCCAGATGTCCTTCTGTGGATCCAGAATAATTGACCACTTCCTATGTGACCCAGGTCCTCTTCTAGCACTCACTTGCAAAAGAACTGCAGTGATGGAGCTTGCCCTCTCCACCTTAAAGTCCTCTTCCCCTCATTATTCTATTTCTCTTCATCATGGGGTCCCACACTCTGGTCCTAAGAGTAGTACTAAGGGTCCCCTCAGCAGCTGGACCAAGAAAACCTTTtccacctgtgggtctcacctgGCTGTGGTTTCACTTTTCTGTGGCTCAGTATTGGTCATTTATGGGACTCCAACATCTCAGCATGAAGACAGAATGCACAAAATTGTGACCCTGTTTTATTCTTTGTGA
- the LOC126084588 gene encoding olfactory receptor 11H4-like, producing the protein MVFSVFSAALGFMNNSEKSTVTEFVLLGFPGSQEMQIFLFSLFFGVYIFTMMGNGSIVCAVRWDQRLHTPMYILLGNFAFLEIWYISSTVPSMLTNILSETKTISFAGCFLQFYFFTSLGTTETYLLCIMAYDRYLAICRPLHYPTIMTLQLCYLLMFLCWLFGFLSYLVPTVQLSHLSFCGPNIIDHFMCDMDPLMSLSCAPAPITEIVFYILSSFIIILTLLYILGSYTLLLIAVLKVPSAAGQRKAFSTCGSHLTVVCLFFGGLLAMYLSPTSENPAELQKIITLFYSVVTPFLNPLIYSLRNKEMKAALKKVLRIQGA; encoded by the coding sequence ATGGTGTTCTCTGTCTTCTCTGCAGCCCTGGGATTCATGAACAATTCAGAGAAAAGCACTGTGACTGAGTTTGTCCTCCTAGGCTTCCCTGGTAGCCAGGAGATGCAAATTTTCCTCTTCTCATTGTTCTTTGGGGTCTACATATTTACCATGATGGGAAATGGCAGCATTGTCTGTGCTGTGAGGTGGGACCAACGACTCCACACACCAATGTATATTCTCCTGGGGAACTTTGCTTTCCTTGAAATCTGGTACATTAGCTCCACTGTGCCCAGTATGCTGACCAACATTCTCTCGGAGACAAAAACCATCTCCTTTGCTGGCTGTTTCCTCCAGTTCTATTTTTTTACCTCCCTTGGTACAACTGAAACATATCTCCTCTGCATCATGGCATATGATCGGTACCTTGCCATCTGCCGCCCACTGCACTACCCAACCATCATGACCCTACAACTCTGCTATCTCTTGATGTTTCTTTGCTGGCTTTTTGGGTTCCTTAGTTACTTAGTCCCCACAGTGCAACTCTCCCACTTGTCTTTCTGTGGACCCAACATCATTGATCACTTTATGTGTGACATGGACCCACTGATGTCTCTGTCCTGTGCTCCAGCTCCTATCACTGAGATTGTCTTCTATATCCTGAGCTCCTTCATTATCATCCTCACACTTCTATACATCCTTGGCTCTTATACCCTTTTACTGATAGCTGTGTTAAAAGTCCCTTCAGCAGCTGGCCAACGAaaggccttttccacctgtggctCCCATCTGACAGTGGTGTGTCTATTCTTTGGGGGTCTCTTGGCAATGTATTTGAGCCCCACATCTGAAAACCCAGCTGAACTTCAGAAGATTATTACTTTGTTCTATTCTGTGGTCACTCCCTTCTTAAACCCTCTGATTTACAGCCTACGAAACAAGGAGATGAAGGCTGCATTGAAGAAAGTCCTAAGGATACAAGGAGCATAA